The Faecalibacter sp. LW9 genome has a segment encoding these proteins:
- the tatC gene encoding twin-arginine translocase subunit TatC, whose protein sequence is MATGFGHKDMSFLAHIGELRGHLVRSFLAVIVTSIAVAIFWDELVDYVIMAPLKSTFPTFDWFNAFGEFTGYGKIYTSSFDISNDLTNLNPSGQITSQFFAVMVCGVIIAIPYIIYEIWRFVKPALKETERKYASATIAAVTFFFILGVLFSYFLLLPLCTQFLFTYDPFGVGNTWTLPSYIDLFVQLLLSMGVMFLMPVFVYFLTSIGILTPMFLKTYRKHAFIVVLVIAAAITPNDVYSMVLVTIPLWILYEFSIIVSNRVFTNQLKSQPNEIVKK, encoded by the coding sequence ATGGCGACAGGATTTGGACATAAAGATATGTCGTTTTTAGCACATATAGGCGAATTAAGAGGGCATTTGGTCCGCTCTTTTCTAGCTGTTATTGTGACTTCTATTGCAGTCGCTATATTTTGGGATGAATTAGTGGACTATGTGATCATGGCGCCATTAAAATCAACGTTTCCTACTTTCGATTGGTTTAATGCCTTTGGTGAATTTACAGGATATGGAAAAATATATACTTCATCCTTTGATATTTCGAATGATTTGACCAATTTAAATCCATCAGGGCAGATTACTTCTCAGTTTTTTGCGGTGATGGTTTGTGGGGTAATTATCGCTATTCCGTACATTATCTACGAAATTTGGCGATTTGTTAAACCTGCATTAAAAGAAACAGAAAGAAAATATGCCAGTGCAACCATTGCAGCGGTGACGTTCTTCTTCATATTAGGGGTCTTATTTAGCTATTTTTTATTACTGCCACTTTGTACCCAATTCTTATTTACGTATGATCCATTCGGGGTCGGAAATACATGGACACTGCCAAGTTATATTGATTTATTCGTTCAATTATTATTGTCAATGGGTGTGATGTTTTTAATGCCTGTTTTTGTGTATTTCTTAACAAGTATTGGTATTCTTACACCGATGTTTTTGAAGACGTATCGCAAGCATGCATTCATAGTTGTTTTAGTTATTGCAGCTGCCATTACACCGAACGATGTCTACAGTATGGTCTTAGTTACAATACCACTTTGGATCTTGTATGAATTTAGTATAATTGTATCTAATCGTGTGTTTACAAATCAATTAAAATCTCAACCAAACGAGATCGTGAAGAAATAA
- a CDS encoding KpsF/GutQ family sugar-phosphate isomerase → MEDSKLIQIAQNVFREEIQELSSIAERINDSFVSAVNTIYNAAGKVVIVGVGKSAHIANKIVATLNSTGTPAQFLHAAEAIHGDLGLLQPEDVVICISKSGNTPEITYLAPILKHYSSCLIGLTANLKSELAKHSDIVLDVHVTKEACPINLAPTSSTTAQLVMGDAIAVALMQMKQFKSDDFAKSHPGGALGKRLLWTVENIVDPNKRPFVSPEASIYDVINSLTSGRHGITVLLEEEKIIGVITDGDLRRMLLNHSDFSQLVARDIATMSPKTIHKSEKAREALSILRQNSIGQLVVVDDQNHYFGILDIHSILNEGIE, encoded by the coding sequence TTGGAAGATTCTAAATTAATACAAATTGCTCAAAATGTTTTTCGAGAAGAAATTCAAGAGCTTAGTTCAATTGCTGAACGTATAAATGATTCATTTGTATCAGCAGTGAATACGATCTATAATGCTGCAGGTAAAGTAGTTATTGTTGGAGTAGGGAAGAGTGCTCATATTGCAAATAAAATTGTTGCGACATTAAATTCGACAGGTACGCCTGCTCAATTTTTACATGCTGCAGAAGCCATTCATGGAGATTTAGGTTTATTACAACCCGAAGATGTAGTAATTTGTATTTCTAAAAGTGGTAATACGCCAGAAATTACATACTTAGCGCCGATTTTGAAACACTATTCTTCTTGTTTAATTGGACTAACGGCTAACCTAAAGTCTGAATTGGCTAAACATTCGGATATCGTTTTAGATGTTCATGTGACCAAAGAAGCTTGTCCCATCAATTTAGCGCCTACTTCGTCAACTACCGCACAGTTGGTGATGGGAGATGCAATAGCAGTTGCTTTGATGCAAATGAAACAATTCAAATCAGACGATTTTGCCAAGTCACACCCAGGTGGAGCTTTAGGAAAGCGTTTGTTATGGACTGTAGAAAATATTGTAGATCCCAATAAACGTCCATTTGTGTCACCGGAGGCGTCGATTTATGATGTCATCAATTCGTTAACATCAGGGCGTCATGGAATCACAGTGTTGTTAGAAGAAGAAAAAATTATCGGTGTTATTACTGATGGGGATTTACGTCGAATGTTGTTAAATCATTCTGATTTTTCACAACTTGTTGCACGTGATATTGCCACAATGTCGCCGAAAACGATTCATAAATCTGAAAAAGCGAGAGAGGCATTAAGTATCTTACGACAAAATAGTATTGGTCAATTGGTTGTGGTTGACGATCAAAATCATTACTTTGGTATTTTGGATATTCACTCAATTTTAAACGAAGGAATCGAATAA
- a CDS encoding electron transfer flavoprotein subunit beta/FixA family protein: protein MKILVCISSVPDTTAKINFTGDGKAFDKNGVQFVINPHDEFSLNKAVELQEKLGATVTILTVGDASVDPVMRKALAIGANDGIRIDADARDDFFVATQIAKVAKDGGFDIVLTGKESIDYNGGSVPGLVAGLLDYGFVNGCIGLEVEGSTAKAVREIDGGKETVEVALPAVIAGQKGLVDEAALRIPNMRGIMQARTKQINVVAAEAVEAKVEVVGYEKPASRGNVTLVDKDNVAELVRLLNEEAKVI, encoded by the coding sequence ATGAAGATATTAGTTTGTATTAGTAGTGTACCAGATACTACAGCAAAAATCAACTTCACAGGTGACGGAAAAGCGTTTGATAAAAACGGAGTACAGTTCGTTATTAACCCACATGATGAATTTAGTTTAAACAAAGCCGTAGAATTACAAGAAAAATTAGGAGCAACCGTTACAATTTTAACAGTGGGTGATGCTTCAGTTGATCCTGTAATGCGTAAAGCTTTAGCTATTGGTGCAAATGATGGTATTCGTATCGATGCCGATGCACGTGATGATTTCTTTGTAGCAACACAAATTGCAAAAGTAGCTAAAGATGGAGGTTTTGATATCGTTTTAACAGGAAAAGAGTCAATTGATTATAATGGTGGTTCTGTACCAGGATTGGTTGCAGGATTATTAGATTACGGATTCGTGAATGGATGTATTGGTTTAGAAGTAGAAGGTTCTACAGCGAAAGCCGTACGTGAAATTGATGGAGGAAAGGAAACTGTAGAAGTTGCTTTACCAGCCGTTATCGCAGGTCAAAAAGGTTTAGTAGATGAAGCAGCCTTAAGAATTCCAAACATGAGAGGAATTATGCAAGCTCGTACAAAACAAATCAACGTGGTTGCAGCTGAGGCTGTAGAAGCAAAAGTTGAAGTTGTTGGTTACGAAAAACCGGCTTCTCGTGGTAATGTAACATTAGTAGACAAAGATAATGTTGCTGAATTGGTACGTTTATTAAACGAAGAAGCGAAAGTAATCTAA